Proteins encoded by one window of Helicobacter sp. 11S03491-1:
- a CDS encoding lysophospholipid acyltransferase family protein, which yields MLNKLKGIYASLVIAAGLAVIIFFIFWTKKNHNGRFFRKWCRFFFPLCRIKIEKIGDFDRSATLIVMNHQSYSDIICLEGFHPDNICWVAKKELGEIPFYGYALRGPEMILIDREDKKGLTFLFKEAKKRLDQHRPLIIFPEGTRSKGGEKFLPFKLGAKILAEKFNLKIQPIVLVNTRKIYSSQPLESASNVARMVIMDTFMPENGSNWYERLESQMQEVYLKHYKELNS from the coding sequence ATGTTAAATAAATTAAAGGGCATTTATGCTAGCTTAGTGATAGCTGCCGGTTTAGCTGTGATTATTTTTTTTATTTTTTGGACAAAAAAAAATCATAACGGAAGATTTTTTAGGAAGTGGTGTCGGTTTTTTTTTCCATTATGCAGGATAAAAATAGAAAAGATCGGAGATTTTGATAGAAGCGCAACATTGATTGTCATGAATCATCAGAGTTATAGTGATATTATTTGTTTAGAGGGTTTTCATCCTGATAATATTTGTTGGGTAGCCAAAAAAGAATTAGGAGAGATTCCTTTTTATGGCTATGCTTTGAGGGGACCTGAAATGATACTTATAGACAGAGAGGACAAAAAAGGTTTGACTTTTTTATTTAAAGAAGCAAAAAAAAGGCTCGATCAACATAGGCCCTTGATTATATTTCCTGAGGGCACAAGAAGCAAGGGAGGTGAAAAATTTTTACCCTTTAAGCTTGGAGCTAAAATTTTAGCAGAGAAATTTAATCTCAAAATCCAGCCTATTGTGCTTGTCAATACAAGAAAGATTTATAGCTCTCAACCATTAGAGTCAGCAAGCAATGTTGCCAGAATGGTTATTATGGACACTTTTATGCCCGAAAATGGAAGCAATTGGTATGAGCGTTTAGAATCTCAAATGCAGGAAGTTTATCTTAAGCACTACAAGGAACTTAATTCTTAG